Part of the Tepidisphaeraceae bacterium genome is shown below.
AGTGCAAGGTCGGCCAGACCGTGAAGGGCGTGGTCGACGTGCTGGCGATGCTCGGCGAGCCGATCCACACGACGATCCCTGCGAGCGACACCGGCACGGAAGGCGAGCCGATCGTCGGCAGGACGACACCGGCGTGATGGGATGAGGTTCGGGATTAGGCGTTTGGACGACAGCTGTGGATGAAACACTTGTCATCCTGAGCGGGACTTTATTGATGCGGTCGCGACCGCTTCACCGTGGCATGGGCGTCTCGCCCATGCGTGTGGATTGGAATGGGAATCAGTTTTTTTGGGCTGTTGCGCTGGCCACGCGGTCACAACGAATCGAGCGGCCTGACCTCACCACAAGCATGGGCGAGACGCCCATGCCACGGTCGGAGCAGACACGACGTACATCATCAACACCATCTCAGGATGACGAATCACGCTGGAGCGGTTTCCCTGATCCTTCCTAATCCTGTCCCTCCAACCTCCTCGCCGCGAAGGACGACCCCATGACCCCACTCCGCCCCCCCATCGATCGCGAGAAGCTCCGCCAGCACCGCCGTCGGCGGTTTCGCAGGCACGGGCGGCGGGCGTACGTGCGCAGCGTCTACTTCCTGCCCAGCCTCGCCACGCTCGGCAACGCCATCTGCGGCTTCGGCGCGATCTACGTCGCTGGCCTCTGGATCGACCGCGGCTCGACCGACCCGCTCACCCAGCGCTTCGCCTCGCACGCGTTCGAGTACGCCGTCTATTTGATCTTCCTGGCGATGGTGTTCGATGCGTTGGATGGCCGGCTCGCAAGACTGACGCGCCACACGACCGACTTCGGGGGCCAGCTCGACAGCCTCGCCGACGTCATCAGCTTCGGCGCCGCCCCGGCGTTCATCGCGCTGCAGGTCTTTAAGAGCGCCGACTTCGACGTCTCCTACCCCGTCAGCCGACTCATCTGGGCGATCGGCGCCCTATACCTTGCCTGCGCGGCGTTGCGCCTCGCCCGCTTCAACGTCTCCAACGAGCATGGCGAACAGCACCACTTCAGCTTCCTTGGCCTGCCCAGCCCCGGCGCGGGCGGCGCGGTGGCGGCGTTCGTGCTCATGGTCCAGCAGCTGCGCGTGGATGGTTTCACAACGCTGTACCACATCGGCGTCGGCATGCTGCCGCTGGTCGTGCTGGCGACGGGCCTGCTGATGGTCAGCGACATCCGGTACCCGCACGTCGTCAACCGCTACCTCCGCGGCCGGCGGTCGATCCCGCAGCTCATCATCGTCGTCGCCCTCATCCTGCTGCTCATCACCAAACCGCAGTACACGCTCGGCATCGGCCTGCTGATCTACAGCGTCTGGGGCGTGTGGTTATGGGCCTATGCGCGCATCGTGCGTCGGAAGATCGTGGAAACGCCTCCGGTGACCTGACCCACATCAACTCGTCATCCTGAGAGGGTGTCAAAGGACATGGTCGCGGTCGCCTGCTACCGTGGCATGGGCGTCTCGCCCATGCTCGTCGTGAGGCCAGGACGTTCTATTTGGGTCGGAGGCTCGGCCGGCGCGGCAGCCACCAATAGGGTTCCTCGTTCCAGTCCACACGCATGGGCGGGACGCCCATGCCACGGTCGGAGTGGACGCGGCATGGTTCTTTGACACCCTCTGAGGTACCCCGAAGGATCTCCCCCCGTATTCGCACACGGAAGAGAAGAGATCCTCCGGAGTACCTCAGGATGACGAACGCAGCCGCCGGGTGCCACGGGTCGCGGTACCCCAAGTCCTGTGTCTTCGTCCGCAGCAAAAGACGTGGGTCTGCCCGTACGCCGACCTGTGGCACTGGGCCTTGAAAGAAAACGGCGAGGCTTCTCGTTCAATGGGAGGGCGTGTCGTTTACTCTGAGGGTTGCACAGTAAACGAGAGGGCGTGTCGTTTACTGTGAAGGGCTCAGGGTAAATGGGAAGACCGCAGGGAAAATGAGCGGGCGTGAGAGTAAATGCGCGGGCGTCAGGGTAAATGG
Proteins encoded:
- the pssA gene encoding CDP-diacylglycerol--serine O-phosphatidyltransferase — its product is MTPLRPPIDREKLRQHRRRRFRRHGRRAYVRSVYFLPSLATLGNAICGFGAIYVAGLWIDRGSTDPLTQRFASHAFEYAVYLIFLAMVFDALDGRLARLTRHTTDFGGQLDSLADVISFGAAPAFIALQVFKSADFDVSYPVSRLIWAIGALYLACAALRLARFNVSNEHGEQHHFSFLGLPSPGAGGAVAAFVLMVQQLRVDGFTTLYHIGVGMLPLVVLATGLLMVSDIRYPHVVNRYLRGRRSIPQLIIVVALILLLITKPQYTLGIGLLIYSVWGVWLWAYARIVRRKIVETPPVT